The Sinomonas sp. P10A9 genome includes a window with the following:
- a CDS encoding glycoside hydrolase family 15 protein: MMSRDAEDFPPYVLREYAVLADGRRGALLGPRGDIVWMCAPAWHDDAVFSSLLGGPGCFAVTPADPRFVWGGQYEDGTLIWVSRWITGSGTIECREALAHPGDPHRAVLLRRVRAVDGPAEVRVVVDVRAGFGRHRMTSLHEDDGGRWTARSGPVRIRLTGARDPETAGGALEFTLRLPEGHYHDLVLEVSDIGLPDPVQPDEAWLATEHAWDRDVPRFADTIAPDDARQSYAVLRGLTGGGGAMVAAATMGLPERAEQNRNYDYRYAWIRDQCFAGLAVASCGEFPLLDDAVRFVAARLLDDGPKMRPAYTVDGGRVPDEHDVGLPGYPGGSGTAGNWVNGQFQLDAFGEALLLFAAAAEHDRLDLEHWRAAEIAVEAIAERHGEPDAGIWELPPEHWAHSRLICAAGLRSLGRYAPAHQGAAWTSRADQLIADVAKDCLHPSGRWQRSPDDERVDAALLRPVLRGALTPQDPRSVATLAAIRGDLAGDGYLYRFRQDERPLGRSEGAFLLCGFDLAMTLHESGDAVEAARWFERNRAACGSPGMFTEEYDVEQRQLRGNFPQAFVHAAMIETARRLAGEPGRGVY; the protein is encoded by the coding sequence ATGATGTCCCGCGACGCAGAGGATTTCCCGCCGTACGTCCTGCGCGAGTACGCCGTGCTCGCCGATGGACGGCGCGGGGCCCTTCTGGGACCCCGTGGGGACATCGTGTGGATGTGCGCGCCCGCATGGCACGACGACGCGGTCTTCTCGTCCCTCCTGGGAGGACCGGGCTGTTTCGCCGTGACGCCCGCCGATCCCAGGTTCGTGTGGGGCGGCCAGTATGAGGACGGAACGCTCATCTGGGTCAGCCGGTGGATCACGGGCAGCGGCACCATCGAGTGCCGGGAGGCGCTGGCCCACCCCGGCGATCCGCACCGGGCCGTCCTCCTGCGAAGGGTCAGGGCGGTCGACGGGCCGGCGGAGGTGCGTGTCGTCGTCGACGTCCGGGCGGGCTTCGGACGCCACCGCATGACGAGCCTCCACGAGGACGACGGCGGGCGCTGGACGGCGCGCAGCGGCCCCGTGAGGATCAGGCTCACCGGCGCACGCGACCCTGAGACGGCAGGCGGCGCGCTCGAGTTCACCCTCCGGCTTCCGGAAGGCCACTACCACGACCTCGTCCTCGAGGTCTCCGATATCGGGCTCCCCGACCCCGTCCAGCCTGACGAGGCCTGGCTCGCGACCGAGCATGCCTGGGACCGCGACGTTCCGCGGTTCGCGGACACGATCGCGCCCGACGACGCGCGGCAGTCCTACGCCGTCCTCCGCGGGCTCACCGGTGGTGGGGGTGCCATGGTTGCGGCCGCGACGATGGGCCTGCCGGAGCGGGCGGAGCAGAACCGGAACTACGACTACCGCTACGCGTGGATACGGGATCAGTGCTTCGCTGGCCTCGCCGTGGCCTCATGCGGCGAGTTCCCGCTCTTGGACGACGCGGTCCGTTTCGTCGCAGCGAGGCTCCTCGACGACGGGCCGAAGATGCGTCCCGCCTACACGGTCGACGGCGGGCGGGTCCCCGACGAGCACGACGTCGGCCTGCCGGGGTATCCGGGAGGATCGGGTACGGCGGGCAACTGGGTCAACGGGCAGTTCCAGCTCGACGCGTTCGGCGAGGCCCTCCTGCTGTTCGCCGCCGCGGCCGAGCACGACCGGCTCGACCTCGAGCACTGGAGGGCTGCGGAGATCGCGGTCGAGGCCATTGCCGAGCGGCACGGCGAGCCTGACGCGGGCATCTGGGAACTCCCGCCGGAGCACTGGGCGCACTCGCGGCTCATCTGCGCCGCCGGGCTGCGGTCCCTCGGCCGCTACGCTCCGGCCCACCAAGGGGCCGCCTGGACCTCACGCGCCGATCAGCTCATCGCGGACGTGGCCAAGGACTGCCTCCACCCGAGCGGGCGATGGCAGCGCTCCCCGGACGACGAGCGGGTCGACGCGGCGCTCCTGCGGCCCGTGCTGCGCGGCGCGCTCACTCCGCAGGATCCCCGCTCAGTGGCCACGCTCGCCGCGATCCGCGGGGACCTTGCAGGGGACGGGTATCTCTACCGCTTCCGGCAGGACGAGCGGCCCCTCGGCCGATCCGAGGGCGCTTTCCTCCTGTGCGGGTTCGATCTGGCCATGACGCTCCACGAGAGCGGTGACGCCGTCGAGGCCGCCCGCTGGTTCGAGCGCAACCGCGCGGCCTGCGGGAGTCCGGGGATGTTCACCGAGGAGTACGACGTCGAGCAGCGGCAGCTGCGCGGGAACTTCCCGCAGGCCTTCGTCCACGCCGCGATGATCGAGACCGCACGCCGGTTGGCCGGCGAGCCCGGCCGAGGGGTGTACTGA
- a CDS encoding NAD(P)-dependent alcohol dehydrogenase gives MLTVNAYAASSSDAPLEPVTITRRDLGPKDVLIEIKYSGICHSDIHTVRGEWGPIKHPLVVGHEIAGIVAEVGADVSRHAVGDRVGVGCMVNSCRECENCLASEEQYCLNGNTGTYGSVDADGTITQGGYSTHVVVDEDFVLRIPEALDLATAAPLLCAGITTYSPLRHWEAGPGKKVAVVGVGGLGHMAVKLAHAMGAEVTALSRSLSKKDDALRLGADHYFATGDPETFEKLKSSFDLIVNTVSAPIDLGAHLGLLRRNGTMVNVGAPAEPLPLRVFTLFSNRRSFAGSGIGGIRETQEMLDFCAEHGVSPDTELIDASYINEAWKRVLSSDVRYRFVIDAATFA, from the coding sequence TTGCTGACTGTCAACGCCTACGCAGCCTCGTCCTCCGATGCTCCCCTGGAGCCGGTGACCATCACCCGGCGTGATCTGGGCCCGAAGGACGTGCTGATCGAGATCAAGTACTCCGGGATCTGCCATTCCGACATCCACACCGTCCGCGGGGAGTGGGGCCCGATCAAGCACCCGCTCGTCGTCGGGCACGAGATCGCGGGGATCGTCGCCGAGGTCGGCGCGGACGTGAGCCGGCACGCCGTCGGCGACCGGGTCGGCGTCGGCTGCATGGTCAACTCCTGCCGCGAGTGCGAGAACTGCCTCGCCAGCGAGGAGCAGTACTGCCTCAACGGCAACACCGGGACCTACGGCAGTGTCGATGCGGACGGCACCATCACCCAGGGCGGCTACTCGACGCACGTGGTCGTGGACGAGGACTTCGTGCTCCGCATCCCCGAGGCTCTCGATCTCGCAACGGCGGCGCCGCTCCTGTGCGCCGGGATCACGACCTACTCGCCGCTGCGCCACTGGGAGGCCGGTCCCGGGAAGAAGGTTGCCGTGGTCGGCGTCGGCGGACTGGGCCACATGGCGGTCAAGCTCGCCCACGCGATGGGCGCGGAGGTCACCGCGCTCTCCCGGAGCCTGTCGAAGAAGGACGACGCCCTGCGCCTCGGCGCGGACCACTACTTCGCGACCGGCGACCCGGAGACGTTCGAGAAGCTCAAGAGCAGCTTCGACCTGATCGTCAACACCGTCTCGGCCCCGATCGACCTCGGCGCGCACCTCGGGCTCCTGCGCCGCAACGGCACGATGGTCAACGTGGGCGCCCCGGCGGAGCCTTTGCCCCTCAGGGTGTTCACGCTGTTCAGCAACCGGCGCTCGTTCGCCGGTTCGGGGATCGGCGGCATCCGCGAGACTCAGGAGATGCTCGACTTCTGCGCCGAGCACGGGGTCAGCCCCGATACCGAGCTCATCGATGCCTCCTACATCAACGAGGCGTGGAAGCGGGTCCTCTCCTCGGACGTGCGGTACCGGTTCGTCATCGACGCGGCCACGTTCGCGTAG